The proteins below are encoded in one region of Methanofollis aquaemaris:
- a CDS encoding universal stress protein codes for MFRKVLYPTDFSECSYKALDYVKTLKAAGTEEVVVVHVLDEREIDLVSTGIGWLAGDRMVEYDAKLERRMRENAQEKLNGILSAIRGAGMKAKAEVRKGFPSVEVLATAKRERVSLVVMGSHGKSNLAGAVVGSVSEEVLRKSTVPVLIVTRETQNTCIGR; via the coding sequence GTGTTCAGAAAAGTTTTGTATCCCACTGATTTTTCGGAATGTTCATACAAGGCCCTCGATTACGTCAAGACCCTCAAGGCCGCCGGCACCGAGGAGGTGGTCGTCGTCCATGTCCTGGACGAGCGGGAGATCGACCTGGTCTCGACCGGGATCGGGTGGCTGGCCGGCGACCGGATGGTCGAGTACGACGCCAAACTCGAACGGCGGATGCGGGAGAACGCCCAGGAAAAATTGAACGGCATCCTCTCGGCCATCAGGGGCGCCGGGATGAAGGCGAAGGCCGAGGTGCGCAAGGGCTTCCCCTCTGTCGAAGTCCTGGCCACGGCAAAGAGGGAGCGGGTCTCCCTGGTCGTGATGGGCAGTCATGGCAAGAGCAACCTTGCCGGGGCGGTGGTCGGGTCAGTCTCCGAGGAGGTGCTCAGGAAGTCGACGGTGCCGGTGTTGATCGTGACCAGGGAGACGCAGAACACCTGCATCGGCAGGTGA
- a CDS encoding cation-translocating P-type ATPase, whose product MAIYAGDRDELYAQTGSREEGLSRAEADERLRVHGKNVIQKREKKNYFRVYLRQYTQFFAVLLEVAAVLSLVADASAPGEGYDLLGYAIVGAVVINATFAFWQEYKADRTVEALLRLMPSMVTVRRDGVAETVDAREVVPGDVLLLEEGDRIAADAVLTGVNSLYVDLSTLTGESRPRHRTAAPSSAASALAAENVVFAGTTVTSGNGTAVVYATGQTTEFGKIATLAREVEKRQTPMQKEIVRITRILTLAAVLVGGVFFVLSYFAGFGLLVAAIFALSLIVANVPEGMLPTITLSLSLASQHMAQRNALIKNLDSVQTLGSTTVICTDKTGTLTRNEMTARVIVLSSGEEVAVSGEGYLGDGEAVIEGRTAGSDERLEFFLMAALLNCRAAIEGDHLHGDPTELALVAAARKACVGPAGYEKIAEIPFTSERKMMSTVHAKDGNRLIFTKGAPEVVLPKCRAFRDRTGAAVPLDDGERARIAAHAEDLERQAYRLLAVAYGETEEEDDLVYLGLVGLMDPPRAEVPGAVATCRRAGIRVMVLTGDNPITAGAVAGAVGLSVDRVITGDELAGISEERLEAILKDEDVLFARMRSDQKLQIATALQKNGEVVAMTGDGVNDAPALKKADIGIAMGVKGTEVAKEAADMVLIDDNFCSIVAAVEEGRTVYFNIKKFVTYILASNVPEIVPYILQFFLRIPLPLTVIQILSIDLGSDMLPGLALGSERHEKDIMEIPPVGKTERILDREVFKRGYFFLGIIEATAAMTAFLGFLFLMGWQYGDLSIAGTELHRQAMTMTLLGAVTCQLANVWTLRSWEFSAFERGLFTNKLLIVAVVLEAIWIYLLLTAPSVQAIFNTASVPPAYLLLLIPFPILLFGSHEFYKYLIRRRTGKGMHREEAEPLPSELCGEKE is encoded by the coding sequence ATGGCGATTTATGCCGGGGACCGCGACGAACTCTATGCGCAGACCGGGTCACGGGAGGAGGGGCTGAGCAGAGCGGAGGCCGACGAGCGCCTCCGCGTCCACGGCAAAAACGTCATTCAGAAACGGGAAAAAAAGAATTATTTCAGGGTATACCTCCGCCAGTATACCCAATTTTTTGCCGTCCTCCTCGAAGTCGCCGCCGTCCTCTCCCTTGTCGCCGACGCCTCGGCACCGGGCGAGGGTTACGATCTCCTGGGTTATGCGATCGTCGGGGCGGTGGTCATCAACGCCACCTTCGCCTTCTGGCAGGAGTACAAGGCCGACCGGACGGTCGAGGCGCTGCTGCGGCTCATGCCCTCGATGGTGACGGTGCGCCGGGATGGCGTCGCCGAGACCGTGGACGCCCGCGAGGTCGTGCCCGGCGATGTCCTCCTCCTCGAAGAGGGCGACCGTATCGCCGCCGACGCCGTGCTGACCGGCGTGAACTCGCTGTACGTCGACCTCTCCACGCTCACCGGCGAGTCGAGGCCGCGCCACCGGACCGCCGCACCCTCGTCGGCGGCCTCGGCCCTTGCGGCCGAGAACGTCGTCTTCGCCGGGACCACCGTCACCTCGGGCAACGGGACGGCGGTGGTCTATGCCACCGGGCAGACGACTGAGTTCGGGAAGATCGCTACCCTTGCGAGGGAGGTGGAGAAGCGCCAGACCCCGATGCAGAAAGAGATCGTCAGGATCACCAGGATCCTCACCCTCGCCGCCGTCCTGGTCGGCGGGGTCTTTTTTGTCCTCAGTTATTTTGCCGGGTTCGGGTTGCTCGTCGCGGCGATCTTCGCCCTCTCCCTCATCGTCGCCAACGTCCCCGAGGGGATGCTCCCGACCATCACCCTCTCGCTCTCGCTTGCAAGCCAGCACATGGCGCAGCGAAACGCCCTCATCAAGAACCTCGACTCGGTCCAGACCCTGGGGAGCACCACGGTCATCTGCACCGACAAGACCGGAACCCTGACCCGGAACGAGATGACGGCGAGGGTGATCGTCCTCTCAAGCGGCGAAGAGGTTGCGGTCAGCGGCGAGGGCTACCTGGGCGACGGCGAGGCGGTCATCGAGGGGCGGACCGCGGGGTCTGACGAACGCCTGGAGTTTTTCCTCATGGCCGCGCTCCTCAACTGCCGGGCGGCGATCGAGGGCGACCACCTCCACGGCGACCCCACCGAACTCGCCCTCGTCGCCGCGGCCAGGAAGGCCTGCGTGGGGCCTGCGGGTTATGAGAAGATAGCCGAGATCCCCTTCACCAGCGAGCGTAAGATGATGTCCACGGTCCATGCAAAGGACGGCAACCGTCTCATCTTCACGAAGGGCGCCCCTGAGGTGGTCCTCCCGAAGTGCCGGGCCTTCCGGGACCGCACCGGGGCGGCCGTCCCCCTCGACGATGGAGAACGGGCTCGGATCGCCGCACACGCCGAAGACCTGGAGAGGCAGGCCTACCGTCTCCTCGCGGTCGCCTACGGCGAGACCGAGGAAGAGGACGACCTCGTCTATCTCGGACTCGTCGGTTTGATGGACCCGCCGAGGGCAGAGGTGCCGGGCGCGGTCGCGACCTGCCGGCGGGCCGGGATCAGGGTGATGGTCCTCACCGGCGACAACCCGATCACCGCAGGGGCGGTGGCCGGGGCGGTCGGGCTCTCGGTGGACAGGGTGATCACCGGCGACGAACTGGCCGGGATTTCCGAGGAGCGCCTGGAAGCGATCCTCAAAGACGAGGACGTCCTCTTTGCCAGGATGCGTTCTGACCAGAAACTCCAGATCGCCACCGCCCTCCAGAAGAACGGCGAGGTGGTGGCGATGACCGGCGACGGGGTGAACGACGCCCCGGCACTCAAGAAGGCCGACATCGGGATCGCCATGGGCGTGAAGGGGACCGAGGTCGCGAAGGAGGCGGCCGACATGGTTCTCATCGACGACAACTTCTGCTCCATCGTCGCCGCCGTCGAAGAGGGGCGGACCGTCTACTTCAACATCAAAAAGTTCGTCACCTACATCCTCGCCTCCAACGTCCCCGAGATCGTCCCGTACATCCTTCAGTTCTTCCTCAGGATCCCGCTCCCCCTCACCGTGATCCAGATCCTCTCCATCGACCTCGGCTCTGACATGCTCCCCGGCCTCGCCCTCGGTTCCGAGCGGCACGAGAAAGATATCATGGAGATCCCGCCGGTGGGAAAGACCGAGCGGATCCTCGACCGCGAAGTCTTCAAGCGAGGCTACTTCTTCCTGGGGATCATCGAGGCGACCGCGGCGATGACCGCCTTCCTCGGGTTCCTCTTCCTGATGGGCTGGCAGTACGGCGACCTCTCCATCGCCGGCACCGAACTCCACCGGCAGGCGATGACCATGACTCTCCTCGGGGCGGTGACCTGCCAGCTCGCCAATGTCTGGACGCTCCGTTCCTGGGAGTTCTCGGCCTTTGAACGCGGCCTCTTCACCAACAAACTGCTCATCGTCGCCGTGGTCCTGGAGGCGATCTGGATCTACCTCCTCCTCACCGCACCGTCAGTGCAGGCGATCTTCAACACCGCGAGCGTCCCGCCCGCCTACCTCCTCCTGCTCATACCCTTCCCGATCCTCCTCTTTGGATCTCACGAGTTCTACAAATATCTGATCAGGCGGCGGACCGGGAAAGGGATGCACCGGGAGGAGGCCGAACCTCTTCCTTCGGAGTTGTGCGGGGAGAAGGAGTGA
- a CDS encoding aminotransferase class I/II-fold pyridoxal phosphate-dependent enzyme, translating to MHLQDFKLERFLAQYEFSAPHLLCTSDCESVHLADLLAMEEGAEGRFKDLWLGYTESAGGPEVRREVAGMYSAVGPDEVIVTAGAEESIFLCMHAMLGPGDHVVVQSPAYQSLHEVARSIGCRVSHWTLCDEDGWRPDIEALKDHVTRETEAVVINTPHNPTGCHMTREEFQAVRDIAEDAGAWVFSDEVYRLLEYDPASRLPPMADIYEKGVSVGVMSKAFGLAGLRIGWTATRDAELRRRVAALKDYTTICCSAPSEFLTALALRHADEIVDRNLGIIRSNLALLDAFFERHADRFAWVRPTAGAIGFPRLLTGESVEAFAVRTVQESGVLLLPSTAYEYGDSHFRVGFARTDLPAALQAFEAYLDGRTA from the coding sequence ATGCATCTTCAGGACTTCAAACTCGAACGGTTTCTCGCACAATACGAGTTCTCGGCACCCCACCTCCTCTGCACCTCAGACTGCGAGTCGGTACACCTCGCCGACCTCCTGGCGATGGAGGAGGGGGCCGAAGGACGGTTCAAAGATCTCTGGCTCGGGTACACCGAGTCGGCCGGCGGCCCGGAGGTGCGCCGGGAGGTCGCCGGGATGTACTCGGCGGTCGGCCCCGATGAAGTCATTGTCACCGCCGGGGCGGAGGAGTCGATCTTTCTCTGCATGCATGCCATGCTCGGCCCCGGCGACCACGTCGTCGTCCAGTCCCCGGCCTACCAGTCCCTCCACGAGGTGGCAAGGTCCATCGGGTGCCGGGTCTCGCACTGGACACTCTGCGACGAGGACGGGTGGCGGCCTGACATCGAGGCTCTCAAGGATCACGTCACCAGGGAGACCGAGGCCGTGGTCATCAACACCCCGCACAACCCGACCGGGTGCCACATGACCCGCGAGGAGTTTCAGGCGGTGCGGGACATCGCCGAGGACGCCGGGGCCTGGGTCTTCTCAGACGAGGTCTACCGCCTCCTCGAATACGACCCCGCCTCCCGCCTCCCGCCGATGGCCGACATCTATGAGAAAGGGGTCTCGGTCGGCGTGATGTCCAAGGCCTTCGGACTTGCCGGCCTGCGGATCGGGTGGACGGCGACGCGGGACGCCGAACTGCGCCGGCGGGTCGCCGCCCTCAAGGACTACACCACCATCTGCTGCAGCGCCCCTTCGGAGTTCCTGACCGCCCTCGCCCTCAGGCATGCCGACGAGATCGTCGACCGCAACCTCGGGATCATCAGGTCCAACCTCGCCCTCCTGGACGCCTTCTTCGAGCGCCATGCCGACCGCTTCGCCTGGGTCCGCCCGACGGCCGGGGCCATCGGTTTCCCGCGCCTGCTCACCGGAGAGAGCGTGGAGGCCTTTGCCGTCAGGACAGTGCAGGAGAGCGGGGTGCTCCTCCTCCCCTCGACGGCCTACGAGTACGGCGACAGCCACTTCAGGGTCGGATTTGCACGGACCGATCTGCCCGCGGCCCTCCAGGCCTTCGAGGCCTATCTCGACGGTAGGACTGCCTGA